A single genomic interval of Lathyrus oleraceus cultivar Zhongwan6 chromosome 7, CAAS_Psat_ZW6_1.0, whole genome shotgun sequence harbors:
- the LOC127105396 gene encoding VQ motif-containing protein 11: MHSPTYGSDPTAQPNTTFVQADPSNFRSVVQKLTGASQDPSAQKLPLTLPSRLTQAQLHRPPPPATSEPPTGPKKPNFKLHERRSKKLQLTVSETPTMFQNNNSNNNTMMMMLMNNNNNIRSVVMASPVSPLEYYMAHGNSPKSPYEEDEEKEEEEKGIAEKGFYLHPSPRSSQQPPQLLPLFPLHSPSSQSHS, from the coding sequence ATGCATTCACCAACGTACGGATCCGACCCGACAGCACAACCAAACACAACCTTCGTACAAGCAGACCCATCCAACTTCCGATCAGTTGTTCAAAAACTAACCGGAGCATCACAAGACCCATCAGCTCAAAAACTCCCACTCACACTCCCATCTCGTCTAACCCAAGCCCAACTCCACCGTCCACCACCACCCGCCACCTCCGAACCACCAACGGGCCCAAAAAAACCCAACTTCAAACTCCACGAACGCCGCTCCAAAAAACTTCAACTAACCGTTTCGGAAACACCCACGATGTTCCaaaacaacaacagcaacaataatacgatgatgatgatgttgatgaacaacaacaacaacattagAAGCGTTGTTATGGCTTCACCAGTTTCTCCATTAGAATATTACATGGCGCATGGAAATAGTCCAAAATCACCAtacgaagaagatgaagaaaaagaagaagaagaaaaagggATAGCTGAAAAAGGTTTCTATTTGCACCCCTCTCCTAGATCCTCTCAACAACCACCTCAACTCTTACCTCTTTTTCCTTTGCATTCTCCTTCTTCTCAATCTCATTCTTaa